From the bacterium genome, one window contains:
- a CDS encoding UDP-N-acetylmuramate--L-alanine ligase: protein MMIDIKKIHFVGIGGIGMSGLAEILHGQGYTVTGSDRSPGGIIERLKSLGIVCHIGHDAKHVDCDLLVYTAAANSENPELIEANRRNIPVIKRAALLGEFVRMKKGIAISGTHGKTTTTAMIGMMLEHAELHPTIFAGGIMKELKTNAKLGDGDYVVVEADEYDRSFLELHPWISVINNIESDHLDCYHDLDDIKQTFAQFANQTSIFGSVWVNIDDANASEIISKISRRIKTFGLSTKADISAANVIQISNKQTFDVLNNHKLLGTATLNLSGSHNVKNALACFAIGHDLNIPFSTIAKSLEQFEGTARRFEILGTINGVTWIDDYAHHPTEIQATLKGARQGWPKKRIVAVFQPHLFTRTRDYLNDFARSFTDADDVVLTDIYAAREEPIKGISGQSLFEETKKQHKRVLYVQDKNKLAKKILSISREGDLVITMGAGDITDVGRSVVSKQTA, encoded by the coding sequence TTGATGATCGATATTAAAAAAATTCATTTTGTCGGAATCGGAGGAATCGGAATGAGCGGGCTTGCAGAAATCCTGCATGGGCAGGGATATACTGTTACCGGCTCGGATCGCTCACCCGGCGGCATCATTGAACGACTGAAGTCGCTCGGTATCGTTTGTCATATCGGGCACGATGCTAAACATGTCGACTGCGATTTACTGGTCTATACGGCGGCGGCCAATTCAGAGAATCCTGAACTGATCGAAGCAAATCGGCGAAACATTCCGGTTATTAAGCGCGCAGCATTATTAGGCGAATTCGTCAGGATGAAGAAAGGTATCGCCATCAGCGGCACGCATGGAAAAACGACGACGACGGCTATGATAGGAATGATGTTGGAACATGCGGAGTTACATCCGACAATTTTTGCCGGCGGAATAATGAAGGAATTAAAAACCAACGCAAAATTGGGTGACGGTGACTACGTGGTTGTAGAAGCCGATGAGTATGACCGCTCGTTTCTTGAACTGCATCCATGGATATCGGTGATCAACAATATCGAATCGGACCACCTGGACTGTTACCATGATCTTGATGATATAAAACAAACATTTGCGCAGTTTGCCAATCAAACTTCGATTTTCGGCAGTGTATGGGTTAACATAGATGACGCGAATGCCTCGGAAATTATTTCTAAAATATCAAGGCGGATTAAAACCTTTGGGCTATCAACAAAAGCAGATATAAGTGCGGCTAATGTAATACAAATATCTAATAAGCAGACATTTGATGTATTGAATAATCATAAACTTTTAGGGACGGCCACATTGAATCTCAGCGGCAGTCATAATGTAAAAAACGCGCTGGCATGTTTTGCCATAGGCCATGATTTAAATATTCCTTTCAGTACTATTGCAAAAAGTCTTGAGCAATTTGAAGGAACTGCAAGACGGTTTGAAATACTCGGAACGATAAACGGCGTAACATGGATCGACGATTATGCGCATCATCCGACCGAGATACAGGCAACACTCAAAGGAGCAAGACAGGGATGGCCGAAAAAACGAATTGTTGCAGTGTTTCAACCGCATCTGTTTACGCGCACGCGCGATTACCTTAACGATTTTGCACGGTCTTTTACAGATGCCGATGACGTTGTGCTCACCGATATTTACGCGGCGCGAGAGGAACCGATAAAAGGTATTAGCGGGCAAAGCCTTTTTGAAGAAACAAAGAAGCAGCATAAACGGGTACTGTATGTACAGGATAAAAATAAATTGGCTAAAAAAATTCTAAGTATATCGCGGGAAGGCGATCTGGTCATTACCATGGGAGCAGGCGATATAACTGATGTGGGCCGATCGGTAGTGTCCAAACAAACGGCATAA
- the murB gene encoding UDP-N-acetylmuramate dehydrogenase, which translates to MVQNTDDIKQIFKGDVFENEPLSRHTWYQIGGPCDFYCIPEDIDNLKGLIGYCEKNRYDYFIHGKGSNLLIGDNGIRGFVIDVSKACSFTKIEKSIVTAGAGVYMPKLVLECEKLGLGGMEMFAGIPGSVGGAIKMNAGCHGKEMFDVLTAVTVMKHGSTATLQKGQIEFGYRHVKTFDDPSIVILSGNMQLEYTDEEKLSERRKEFMKKRQLTQPINLPSSGSVFKNPINDHAARLIDQCGLKGLRIGQASVSTKHANFIVNEGGARAMDVLQIIKKIKETVFKRFGVALELEVKLVGFSQDELKNLI; encoded by the coding sequence ATCGTGCAAAATACAGATGACATAAAACAAATTTTTAAAGGCGATGTTTTTGAAAACGAACCTTTATCGCGACATACCTGGTATCAAATCGGCGGGCCCTGTGATTTTTATTGTATACCGGAGGATATTGACAACTTAAAAGGACTTATTGGCTACTGTGAAAAAAACCGGTACGACTACTTCATTCATGGCAAAGGTAGTAATCTTCTGATCGGCGATAACGGCATAAGAGGTTTTGTTATTGATGTATCAAAAGCATGTTCTTTCACAAAAATAGAGAAATCGATCGTCACGGCCGGCGCTGGCGTTTACATGCCTAAACTCGTTTTAGAATGTGAAAAACTCGGCCTCGGCGGAATGGAGATGTTCGCAGGAATTCCAGGATCGGTTGGCGGAGCAATCAAAATGAACGCCGGTTGTCATGGCAAAGAGATGTTCGACGTTTTAACCGCTGTCACTGTGATGAAACACGGCTCAACTGCAACGCTGCAAAAGGGCCAAATCGAATTCGGATATCGTCATGTGAAAACATTTGACGACCCGTCCATAGTGATTCTGTCAGGAAACATGCAGTTGGAATACACGGATGAGGAAAAATTATCCGAACGACGCAAGGAATTTATGAAGAAAAGACAACTGACACAGCCTATTAATTTACCGAGTTCCGGCAGTGTGTTCAAAAATCCAATAAACGATCATGCGGCGCGCCTGATCGACCAATGCGGGTTGAAAGGCTTAAGAATAGGGCAGGCCTCTGTTTCAACGAAGCACGCAAATTTTATTGTTAACGAGGGCGGCGCCCGAGCGATGGATGTGTTACAAATCATAAAAAAAATCAAAGAAACTGTATTCAAACGTTTCGGCGTTGCGTTGGAATTAGAAGTTAAATTAGTTGGGTTTTCTCAGGATGAACTTAAAAATCTGATATAA
- a CDS encoding phospho-N-acetylmuramoyl-pentapeptide-transferase translates to MFYYLYQIFGDYHISGANLFRYITFRSAMAAVTALAISLFVGPYIIRKLKEAQIGEEIRDDGPQSHLSKSGTPTMGGLIILASVIIPTLLWADLSNTYVLLILASTLWMGMVGFIDDYLKVIKKMKKGLIARYKTMGQIMLGVMIGSVMYFSPEFEKIATVTTIPFVKNLNLDFGYLYIPFVVFVITAMSNAVNLTDGLDGLAIGVVSIAVTAFAVMCYVTGNVLFSDYLNIIYIQQSSELTIFCTAMVGAGLGFLWYNSYPAQVFMGDTGALALGASLGTLAILIKKELLLPIIGAVFVAENLSVILQVAYFKYTKKKTGEGKRIFLMAPLHHHYELKGWHETKVVTRFWIMAILCALLTLTTFKVR, encoded by the coding sequence GTGTTTTATTACCTGTATCAAATATTTGGGGATTACCACATCAGCGGCGCTAACCTGTTCAGGTATATCACTTTTCGATCCGCGATGGCGGCTGTTACGGCTCTGGCGATCAGTTTATTTGTCGGCCCGTACATCATCCGTAAACTTAAAGAAGCGCAGATCGGCGAAGAAATTCGCGACGATGGGCCGCAATCGCATCTGTCAAAATCAGGAACTCCAACCATGGGCGGACTTATCATTCTGGCATCGGTGATCATTCCGACTCTCTTGTGGGCGGACCTTTCTAATACGTACGTTTTGCTTATACTCGCGTCTACTTTGTGGATGGGTATGGTCGGTTTCATTGACGACTACCTCAAAGTCATTAAAAAAATGAAAAAAGGATTGATAGCCCGTTATAAAACCATGGGGCAGATCATGCTGGGGGTGATGATCGGTTCGGTTATGTATTTCTCTCCGGAATTTGAAAAGATAGCGACCGTAACTACGATTCCTTTTGTCAAAAATCTGAATCTCGATTTCGGATATCTTTATATACCCTTTGTGGTCTTCGTTATTACAGCAATGTCAAACGCCGTTAACCTAACCGATGGCCTGGACGGTTTAGCCATCGGAGTAGTTTCGATCGCGGTCACTGCTTTTGCCGTGATGTGTTACGTAACCGGCAATGTGCTATTCAGCGATTATCTTAATATTATTTATATTCAGCAAAGCAGCGAACTGACCATCTTTTGCACAGCCATGGTCGGCGCCGGCCTGGGGTTTTTGTGGTATAACTCATATCCCGCACAGGTATTCATGGGCGACACGGGCGCATTGGCTCTGGGCGCCTCTTTGGGAACGCTTGCCATACTAATCAAAAAAGAATTGCTGCTGCCGATCATCGGCGCCGTGTTTGTCGCTGAAAACCTCTCCGTCATTTTGCAGGTCGCATATTTTAAATACACAAAGAAGAAAACCGGCGAAGGCAAACGCATTTTTCTGATGGCGCCGCTTCATCATCATTATGAGCTTAAAGGCTGGCATGAGACAAAAGTCGTAACCCGATTCTGGATCATGGCGATTCTGTGCGCACTTTTGACATTGACAACCTTTAAGGTAAGATAA
- the ftsA gene encoding cell division protein FtsA, translated as MENNIVVGLDIGTTKIAALIAVLNGKEINLIGVGNYPSVGLKRGMVVNIEHTVESIRKAINQAELMAGVTVDSVYVGIAGDHVRGINSHAVVAVGRDDHEITEDDVRRAIDAAKAITMPMDREIIHVIPQEFIVDTQEGIRNPIGLTGTRLEVEAHVVTGAVASAQNIFRCVTRAGYKVKDLVLEPLASSYAVLDREEQELGVTLIDIGGGTTDIAMFFDGSIRATDMLGLAGQQVSNDISICLKTPYDKAEELKKTYGCAMGSLVDESEMIEIPVVGGRAPRQIQKKYLAKIVEARMDEIFNLVLYSMQNNKMYNLMNAGVVLTGGGSLLEGSVELAMEIFKMPVRIGYPRGFGGLMDAASNPIYATGIGLIHYGIQKNKLQVHEDFENVDEPSDEDTGEQRASHTDALNEQSLTGEYQGKLYGKITDRMKKWLDEFF; from the coding sequence ATGGAAAATAATATTGTGGTTGGTTTGGATATTGGAACCACAAAAATTGCCGCTCTTATTGCCGTACTGAACGGCAAAGAAATTAATCTGATCGGAGTCGGAAATTATCCGTCGGTCGGATTAAAACGCGGCATGGTTGTCAACATTGAACATACGGTCGAATCGATCAGAAAAGCGATCAACCAGGCTGAACTGATGGCCGGAGTCACCGTGGATTCCGTGTACGTCGGTATCGCCGGCGATCATGTTCGCGGTATTAACAGTCATGCCGTTGTCGCGGTCGGACGCGACGATCATGAGATAACGGAAGACGATGTCCGCCGCGCGATCGATGCAGCCAAAGCGATCACGATGCCGATGGACCGCGAGATCATTCACGTCATACCTCAGGAATTTATCGTTGATACACAGGAGGGAATTCGTAATCCAATCGGATTGACCGGTACAAGATTGGAAGTGGAAGCGCATGTGGTAACGGGCGCCGTCGCTTCGGCACAAAATATTTTTCGCTGCGTTACCCGTGCGGGCTATAAAGTGAAAGATCTTGTACTGGAGCCCCTTGCATCAAGCTACGCGGTGCTTGACCGCGAGGAACAGGAACTGGGGGTCACGTTGATCGACATCGGCGGCGGCACTACGGATATCGCAATGTTTTTTGACGGCAGTATTCGTGCGACCGATATGCTCGGGCTGGCAGGACAGCAGGTGAGCAATGATATTTCCATTTGCTTAAAAACACCTTACGACAAAGCCGAAGAACTTAAGAAGACGTACGGTTGCGCGATGGGGTCTTTGGTAGATGAATCCGAAATGATCGAAATTCCGGTTGTCGGCGGGCGGGCGCCGAGACAAATTCAGAAAAAATATCTCGCAAAAATCGTGGAAGCGCGCATGGATGAAATCTTTAATCTGGTGCTCTACAGCATGCAAAACAATAAAATGTACAACCTGATGAATGCAGGCGTTGTGTTAACCGGCGGGGGTTCATTACTGGAGGGCTCCGTTGAACTTGCTATGGAAATATTCAAGATGCCGGTACGAATTGGTTACCCGCGGGGCTTTGGCGGCCTCATGGACGCGGCAAGCAACCCGATCTATGCGACCGGTATCGGTCTTATTCATTATGGAATTCAAAAAAATAAATTACAGGTTCATGAAGATTTTGAAAACGTAGATGAACCGTCCGACGAGGATACAGGCGAACAACGCGCTTCTCATACCGATGCGCTTAACGAACAATCGTTAACCGGAGAATACCAGGGCAAATTATACGGGAAGATCACCGATCGTATGAAAAAATGGCTGGATGAATTCTTTTAA
- a CDS encoding UDP-N-acetylmuramoyl-L-alanine--D-glutamate ligase, producing MTDSALDVLNKNISVIGAALSGIAAARLLKRNGARVFLSEFAPQEQKSKEYVLLQNEKLECEFGGHSDRALQADWVVVSPGVPSDIPILRKLAVLKIPVYSEIEIASRFLRSPVIAVTGSNGKTTTTTLIGEICKKSGLNTIVAGNIGTPLSDVAESNSENGIAVLEISSFQAERLTTFKPKVGILLNLSPDHMDRYSSVDEYYRAKRKTFEMQDAADYLIYNDDDGNVKNIIAGLGGTKVPFSLSRKLSNGCYLDGGRIMCQLEKEEEVITTDRIGIIGKHNIYNAMAAILAARLIHIPVPTIQRTLHEFRGVDHRLEFVKEIRGVRFYNDSKATNVDSTYVALESFTAEKIILIAGGKHKGSPYTPLRELTKQKVKCLVLIGEAAPLIEKDMDGIVPAVRAKSMHEAVRKSFERATNGDVILLSPACSSYDMFKNYEDRGNQFKQEIFQLN from the coding sequence ATAACGGATTCGGCCTTGGATGTTCTTAATAAAAATATTTCTGTAATCGGCGCCGCATTGAGCGGCATTGCAGCCGCCAGGCTTCTGAAGCGAAACGGGGCGCGTGTTTTTCTGAGTGAGTTTGCGCCGCAAGAACAGAAATCCAAAGAATATGTTCTTTTACAAAATGAAAAACTGGAATGCGAATTCGGCGGACATTCGGATAGGGCGTTACAAGCGGATTGGGTGGTAGTCAGTCCCGGCGTTCCGAGCGACATACCGATCTTAAGAAAATTAGCTGTACTTAAGATACCTGTTTACAGCGAGATCGAGATCGCGTCACGGTTCCTGAGATCACCGGTCATCGCTGTTACAGGAAGCAACGGCAAAACAACAACAACGACGCTGATCGGTGAAATTTGCAAAAAGTCAGGCCTGAACACGATCGTTGCAGGAAACATTGGAACGCCGCTGTCGGACGTTGCAGAATCCAATTCTGAAAACGGAATTGCCGTTTTGGAAATCAGCAGTTTTCAGGCTGAACGGCTTACCACTTTCAAACCGAAAGTCGGCATACTGCTGAATTTATCGCCGGATCATATGGATCGTTATTCTTCGGTGGATGAATATTACAGAGCTAAGCGAAAGACCTTCGAGATGCAAGACGCCGCCGATTACCTTATATACAATGACGATGACGGCAATGTGAAAAATATAATTGCAGGGCTGGGCGGCACAAAAGTCCCGTTTAGCCTGAGCCGAAAACTTTCTAACGGCTGTTATTTGGATGGCGGCCGCATTATGTGTCAACTGGAAAAGGAAGAAGAAGTGATTACAACGGATCGGATTGGTATAATCGGAAAACACAATATCTACAATGCAATGGCGGCGATTCTTGCCGCGCGGCTGATACATATACCCGTTCCGACAATTCAGCGAACATTACATGAATTTAGAGGAGTTGATCATCGCCTGGAATTTGTAAAAGAAATTCGCGGCGTCCGATTCTATAATGATTCAAAAGCAACCAACGTGGATTCCACTTATGTTGCGTTAGAAAGTTTCACAGCAGAAAAGATTATCCTGATTGCCGGCGGAAAACATAAAGGATCTCCTTATACGCCGTTACGGGAATTGACCAAACAAAAAGTGAAGTGTCTGGTCTTAATAGGCGAAGCGGCGCCCTTGATCGAAAAAGATATGGACGGCATTGTTCCGGCGGTTCGTGCAAAATCAATGCATGAAGCGGTTCGGAAATCATTTGAAAGGGCGACCAACGGCGATGTGATCCTGTTGTCCCCCGCTTGTTCGAGTTACGATATGTTCAAAAATTACGAAGATCGAGGCAATCAATTTAAACAAGAAATATTTCAACTGAATTAA
- a CDS encoding FtsQ-type POTRA domain-containing protein encodes MIRKKRITTQVDLFVQEEVLTPAPHMSEQTEPPLPFGTITVTRGFQNPILMSSLDDVITAQQDTTGSRVNEFHVPELKNEMDEREEIALHTQEPIEEERSPAEARTEDRENQIINRDFSDGFYLNESQKKTYEEKIFEEEAELRRNEHHKRILKIATVVMLSFSVLLLWNWQDWVINSSLFTLKNVFVQGSMMSNKNDILKLADLDMGVRLAEVDVAKTAERIKTNPIFKTVVVSRNYPSSIVINVTERQPFAFVLLDELYAVDNNGIVLPRLKAKMIYNLPIISGINALATPGKKLNSNQLQLALRFLEKAKLLDESVYYEISEINIKKDDMLVYLNTIHATVKIDDENLDRSVIYLGTAIPYFKQNENTDKIKVMDLRYEGQILIKN; translated from the coding sequence ATGATTCGAAAAAAACGAATTACAACACAGGTTGATCTGTTCGTGCAGGAGGAGGTTCTGACTCCCGCTCCTCATATGTCGGAGCAAACCGAGCCGCCGCTCCCGTTCGGCACCATCACCGTGACGAGGGGATTTCAGAACCCTATACTGATGAGCTCATTGGATGACGTTATCACTGCTCAACAAGATACGACAGGCAGCAGGGTAAACGAATTTCACGTTCCCGAGTTGAAAAACGAAATGGATGAACGGGAGGAAATCGCGCTTCATACCCAGGAGCCCATAGAAGAAGAACGGAGCCCCGCTGAAGCACGAACAGAGGATCGGGAAAACCAGATCATCAACCGTGATTTCTCCGATGGATTTTATTTGAATGAATCCCAAAAGAAAACCTATGAAGAAAAAATATTCGAAGAAGAAGCCGAACTCCGGAGAAATGAGCACCATAAGCGTATTCTGAAAATTGCAACGGTGGTCATGTTATCGTTTTCTGTTCTTTTGTTGTGGAATTGGCAGGATTGGGTTATCAATTCCTCTTTATTTACTCTCAAGAATGTTTTTGTTCAAGGTAGCATGATGAGTAATAAGAACGACATTCTAAAATTGGCTGATCTCGACATGGGCGTACGTCTGGCGGAAGTCGATGTGGCGAAGACCGCAGAACGCATTAAAACAAACCCAATTTTTAAAACCGTGGTGGTCAGCCGCAATTATCCATCCAGTATTGTTATCAATGTGACGGAACGCCAGCCGTTTGCTTTTGTTCTATTGGATGAGCTCTATGCTGTGGATAATAACGGTATTGTTTTGCCCAGGCTCAAGGCAAAAATGATCTACAATCTACCGATCATTTCCGGTATCAATGCTCTCGCGACACCCGGAAAAAAACTTAACTCCAATCAGTTGCAACTCGCTTTGCGGTTCCTGGAAAAAGCAAAACTACTTGACGAGTCGGTGTATTATGAGATTTCCGAGATTAACATCAAAAAAGACGATATGCTGGTTTATCTCAATACGATCCATGCGACCGTTAAAATTGACGATGAAAATCTGGACCGTTCCGTGATTTATCTTGGAACGGCTATTCCGTATTTCAAACAAAATGAAAATACCGATAAGATCAAAGTAATGGATCTGCGTTATGAAGGACAAATTCTAATTAAAAATTAA
- the ftsW gene encoding putative lipid II flippase FtsW gives MIDTSVKKHTIDKPLLLVVLTLLTMGVVMVYSASNVIALDKFGSSSHFLKQQFIRVILGFIILVFATKYDYHKYRSKTMLLVLISFIMLVIVLGLGQIKGAARWLQLGGFGIQPSEIAKLAIIFYLAAYLDKKGERIRDFQNGLLPPLIMAGAFCFMILIQPNFSTAAVLMLIVLAILFIGGMRIRHLGVMALVTIPTAIAVVILSPYRRARITTFLDPTIDAQGSGYQIKQSLISFANGGLTGTGVGQGKQKFLFLPEPFTDFIYSIIGEELGFIGAVFVLILFVIFLFRAMKIARTAPDLYGFYVGAGITVSIVVYALINAGVATGIFPTTGLPMPFISYGGSSLLFTCFTVGVLLNISTQTVSKEEALKRTTKEKMSNSFTMNFNVDDTTQQTIIPAEKKMNFEPVQTKRTGSRSSIVGIDLSE, from the coding sequence ATGATCGACACATCGGTTAAAAAACACACGATCGATAAACCGCTTCTGCTTGTGGTTCTGACTCTGCTTACGATGGGGGTCGTCATGGTCTATAGCGCAAGTAACGTCATCGCGCTGGACAAGTTCGGCAGCAGTTCGCATTTTCTCAAACAGCAGTTTATTCGTGTGATCCTTGGGTTTATTATTTTGGTGTTTGCCACCAAATACGATTACCACAAATATCGAAGCAAAACGATGTTACTGGTTTTGATATCCTTTATAATGCTGGTTATTGTGCTTGGCCTCGGACAGATCAAGGGTGCCGCCCGCTGGCTGCAGTTGGGTGGATTCGGCATTCAGCCGTCGGAGATTGCAAAATTGGCCATTATTTTTTATCTCGCCGCCTATCTCGACAAGAAGGGCGAGCGTATACGCGATTTTCAAAACGGACTTCTTCCGCCTCTGATCATGGCGGGAGCTTTTTGCTTTATGATCTTGATTCAACCTAATTTCAGTACCGCGGCAGTTTTGATGCTGATTGTGCTGGCCATACTTTTTATTGGCGGCATGCGTATCCGGCATTTAGGCGTGATGGCGCTGGTAACCATTCCAACCGCAATAGCCGTGGTCATCTTAAGTCCTTATCGACGGGCGCGTATTACGACATTTCTGGATCCGACGATCGACGCGCAGGGCAGCGGGTATCAGATCAAACAATCATTGATCAGTTTTGCTAACGGAGGGCTTACCGGAACCGGCGTCGGCCAGGGAAAACAAAAATTTCTGTTTCTGCCTGAACCTTTTACCGACTTTATTTATTCAATCATCGGTGAAGAACTGGGATTTATCGGGGCAGTATTCGTTTTGATCTTATTCGTAATATTTCTATTTCGTGCAATGAAAATTGCGAGGACGGCGCCCGATCTATACGGGTTTTACGTTGGCGCGGGCATTACCGTCAGCATCGTTGTTTATGCGCTTATTAATGCCGGTGTGGCTACCGGAATATTTCCGACTACCGGGTTACCGATGCCCTTTATCAGTTACGGCGGTTCATCCCTGCTGTTCACCTGTTTTACGGTGGGCGTATTACTGAATATTTCAACGCAGACCGTTTCCAAAGAAGAAGCTTTAAAACGTACAACAAAAGAAAAAATGTCGAATAGTTTTACGATGAATTTTAATGTAGACGATACGACGCAGCAGACCATAATACCTGCAGAAAAGAAAATGAATTTTGAACCAGTCCAAACAAAACGGACCGGATCGCGTTCGAGTATAGTTGGGATAGACTTGTCGGAGTAA
- the murG gene encoding undecaprenyldiphospho-muramoylpentapeptide beta-N-acetylglucosaminyltransferase: MENVRVIIAAGGTGGHVFPALALGEEIRNQLPDADILFIGTNRGLEDRVIPQAGFRLKTITMSGLVRSFSPIDVIRNILMPFKLFFGMMQSLLILRRFKPAIVIGCGGYVTAPVVWLAAKMGIKILLQEQNSRPGRTTLFLSKYADEVHLNYEDAAHFFGKTDKLKVSGNPIRKGLQKIDRQEAARFFEIHPNNKTLLVVGGSLGAHSINLALLDIVEELIQHNDINVLWQSGKNDYDGIVRKVRHDHVKVLKFIDNMSAAYSCADLVLCRAGAMTLSEITMIGIPAVLVPYPHAAENHQAYNANSLADRNAAVLILNSELKQELKPVLFELLKSPDKLKRMRQNSFAMRQPDAAKKIIDSMKLLLGI; the protein is encoded by the coding sequence ATGGAAAATGTACGCGTCATTATTGCGGCAGGCGGAACCGGCGGCCACGTATTCCCGGCGCTTGCTTTAGGTGAAGAAATACGGAATCAGTTGCCCGACGCAGACATATTATTTATCGGCACCAATCGCGGCTTAGAGGACCGGGTGATTCCGCAAGCCGGGTTTCGACTGAAGACGATCACTATGAGCGGGTTAGTTCGAAGTTTTTCTCCGATAGATGTTATTCGAAATATCCTGATGCCTTTCAAATTGTTCTTTGGCATGATGCAATCGCTCCTGATTCTTCGGCGTTTCAAGCCGGCTATTGTGATCGGCTGTGGAGGATACGTGACAGCGCCGGTCGTATGGTTGGCGGCAAAAATGGGAATAAAAATTTTGCTTCAGGAACAAAATAGCCGTCCCGGACGCACGACTTTGTTTCTTTCAAAATATGCCGACGAAGTGCACTTGAACTACGAGGACGCTGCTCATTTTTTTGGAAAGACAGATAAACTGAAGGTCAGCGGCAATCCGATTCGGAAAGGGCTTCAGAAGATAGACCGCCAGGAAGCGGCCCGTTTTTTTGAAATACATCCCAACAATAAGACGTTGTTGGTTGTCGGCGGAAGCCTTGGCGCCCATTCGATCAATCTGGCGCTTTTGGATATAGTAGAGGAGTTGATTCAACACAATGATATCAATGTTCTTTGGCAATCCGGAAAAAACGATTATGACGGCATCGTACGTAAAGTCCGTCACGATCACGTGAAGGTTTTGAAATTTATTGACAATATGTCCGCAGCGTATTCATGCGCGGATCTGGTGTTGTGCCGCGCAGGCGCTATGACATTGTCCGAGATCACGATGATTGGAATTCCTGCCGTGCTGGTCCCCTATCCGCATGCGGCTGAAAATCATCAGGCATACAATGCCAATTCACTGGCTGATCGCAACGCAGCCGTGTTGATTCTAAACTCGGAATTGAAACAAGAATTGAAGCCGGTGTTATTCGAATTATTGAAAAGCCCTGATAAACTCAAAAGAATGCGGCAAAACAGTTTCGCGATGCGTCAGCCGGACGCTGCAAAAAAAATTATAGACAGCATGAAATTACTTTTAGGAATTTGA